One window of Medicago truncatula cultivar Jemalong A17 chromosome 2, MtrunA17r5.0-ANR, whole genome shotgun sequence genomic DNA carries:
- the LOC11425771 gene encoding 5'-nucleotidase SurE, translating into MMPPGLVSNLQEALLNRKITPSQQDESNDTVSSTNDDNPNPKPIEFDESKPIILLTNSDGVESSGLTHLVEALVLQNLYNVHVCVPQSDKSVSGHSVTIRETVEACSAQVNGATAFEISGTPVDCVSLALSGALFSWSKPVLVISGINRGSSCGHHMFYSGVVAGAREALLCGVPSLSISLNWKKDESQETDFKDAVEVCLPLINAAIRDAEKETFPKNCFLNIEIPRSPLSNKGFKLTKQSMWRSTPNWLAVSNSRYPTGHFLANPQGGLGLQFAQLGRDASAAGAARRLATQKKNLEIIESTGAAGKPDTNKVKKYFRLEFLDKQQEEIDDDDLDYRALESGYVAVTPVSLSPHTASDIQMATSDWVSAVIPGGQ; encoded by the exons ATGATGCCCCCGGGCCTCGTTTCCAATCTTCAAGAAGCACTTCTCAACAGAAAAATCACACCTTCACAACAAGATGAATCAAACGACACCGTTTCTTCAACCAACGATGATAACCCTAATCCCAAACCTATCGAATTCGATGAATCCAAACCTATTATCCTTCTCACAAACAGCGATGGAGTTGAATCATCAGGTCTCACACACCTAGTTGAAGCTCTCGTTCTTCAAAACCTTTACAATGTCCATGTTTGCGTTCCTCAATC GGATAAATCTGTTTCTGGTCATTCTGTTACGATTCGAGAAACCGTGGAAGCTTGTTCTGCTCAAGTTAATGGGGCCACTGCTTTTGAGATTTCAG GGACTCCTGTGGATTGTGTTTCATTGGCTTTATCCGGGGCGTTGTTTTCATGGTCAAAGCCTGTTTTG GTTATTAGTGGGATTAATCGGGGATCAAGCTGCGGTCATCACAT GTTCTACTCGGGGGTTGTTGCTGGAGCTAGGGAGGCATTATTATGCGGTGTACCATCATTATCAATATCATTAAACTG GAAGAAGGATGAAAGTCAAGAAACTGATTTCAAGGATGCAGTTGAAGTCTGTTTACCGTTGATAAATGCAGCTATCAGGGATGCTGAAAAGGaaacatttcccaaaaattGCTTTCTGAATATTGAAATTCCGAGATCACCTTTGAGCAACAAG GGCTTTAAATTGACCAAGCAAAGTATGTGGAGATCCACTCCAAATTGGTTAGCTGTTTCAAATAGCCGCTATCCAACTGGTCATTTCTTGGCCAATCCGCAAGGTGGCCTAGGTCTTCAGTTTGCACAGCTTGGCCGAGATGCCTCTGCAGCT GGTGCAGCTCGCCGGTTGGCTACGCAGAAAAAGAATTTGGAGATTATTGAATCAACTGGAGCTGCAGGAAAACCTGATACCAATAAAGTGAAGAAATACTTCAGACTAGAG TTTTTGGACAAGCAGCAGGAAGAAATAGACGACGATGATCTGGATTACAGAGCACTTGAAAGTGGATAT